The nucleotide sequence GATGGATTAAGAAATAATTTTGTTTTAGGTTTATCAGTCACTACTTCTTAGGGAGGGTGGCTGTTTTTTAATATGTGGTGGGTGAACGGCTATGTCGGGTGATATTAGAAGTTTGTGAGTAGAATGTAGAACTCTGGACGTGAAAAGTAGAAAGTTCCGGGCTTAAAGTGGAACGTGAACGGGGAAAAGTAGAAATTATCGGGTGAGAAGAAGAGGCTGCCGGTATTAGAAGTTCATGGGCGGAAAGTAGAACTCGAGCCGTGGAAAGTAGAAAGTTCTGGGCTCAAAGTAGAACGTGAATTAGGAAAAGTAGAAACTATTGATTGAGAAGTAGAAGCGGCTGCCGGTTTTAGAAGGTTGTGGCTGGAAAGTAGAACGTCTGCCCTCGAAAGTAGAAAGTTAAAAAGTGAAAGTGGAACGCAAAGCGGGAAAAGTAGAAACTTTCGGGTGAAAAGTAGAAGAGGCTTTCAGTATTAGAAGATCTCAGTTGAAAAGTAGAACGTCCGCCCCTGAAAGTAGAATGTTTTGAGCCGAAAGTGGAACATGAAGCGAGAAAAGTAGAAGTGTCACTGAAAATCCTACACGAATCAAATACAGATCCGCTTCTTGCCCACTTAAGTCTGAAAATCATTTATCAAATAAACGAAATACAAATAAAGGAGCAATAATTATGTCCACAACAACAACTTCATTTAAAAAATGTTATCGACTTCTCAAACCCTCAACACCAACCCTCTCCAGTGTTTCAAGCAACCCGATTCCTCCAATCCACACCCGCTACACCGGACTCATCCCTGAACCCGCAATCGTAAATTTCTTCACCGGTCGAATATGGTCGCGCAACCACACACCATTTCCTCAGCAAAAAATCGACACCTATATCAACCGCGGCTATTTTGAAACAACCCCCGCTGTCAGCACAACCCCAAAGCTTATTTGTCGTCGTTGTCTAAATGAACAATCGTATAAATTTGTTTCATTTCACTGTGCGAAGTGTCAAAAAGTCTGTCACTATTGCCGGCACTGTATTACGATGGGGAGAATGTGCAGCTGTGATGAATTGATTCTCTGGAAAGTCACGGAAACACGGAAACAGAAATCGCAAGTTCAGTTTGCATGGACCGGCAATCTCACCCCTCATCAGCAAAAAGCGGCGGATGAACTCGCGCAAAGTATTTCGCAGAACAGAAATCGTCTTACGCATGCAGTTTGCGGTGCTGGAAAAACGGAGATCCTTTTTGCAGCAATTTACGATTCACTGAAAGCAGGAAAAAGAGTTTGTGTGGCAACACCTAGAACCGATGTCGTCTTAGAATTGTATCCGCGTTTTCAACAGGTGTTCCAAAAGATTACGATTCATGCGCTATACGGCGGCGCGGAAAATAACACCGAGTTTGCGCAGCTTGTTCTGGCGACAACACATCAGCTTTACCGGTTTGAGCATGCATTTGATGTCATGATTGTCGATGAAGCGGATGCCTTCCCGTACACGTATGATGAAGCATTGCAGCGTGCAGTACTGAAAGCGAAAAAAACGGATGCCCCTATTGCATTCGTTACAGCCACTCCGTCGAACAAATTGCTCCTGCAGCAAAAAACAGAAAACTGGGGCTACTCATTTATCGCAAGAAGATTCCATGGTCATCCTTTACCAGTTCCGAGGTTCCAAACGCTATGGAATTACGAGAAATTATTAAAGAAAAACAAAATCCCACAAAAGCTCAAAAGTTGGCTCGAACACAGACTTCAGAAGAACGAACCTTTCCTCATTTTCTTCCCGACAATCGAACTAATGGAACAGGCAACACCCCTCTTTCAAAAAATAGAATCTACTATTGAAAGTGTCCATTCCGAAGACCCTGATCGGAAAGAAAAAGTATTGCAATTGCGCAATGAACAACGAAAAGGTTTACTGACGACTACTATTCTGGAGCGCGGAATCACAATTAAAAATGTCCAGGTTGCCGTAGTCGGTGCGGAAAATCCTGTTTTCACATCAAGTGCACTTATTCAAATTAGCGGAAGAGTTGGTCGAAATGTGAAGTACCCTACTGGTGATATTGTATTTTTCCACCATGGAATCACGATGGAAATGGACCGGGCACGCAATAATATATTGGAGATGAACCGCCATGAATAAGCAAATCCTGAATTGCCTCTTATGTGATCGCGAGCTTCATCAAAGCATTGGTTGGAAGGAACTGCTTCTTAAAACACTGCCTCAAACAATTTGCCCTCGCTGTGAACAACGCTTTCAACGAATCGAGATGCAACAGGAAGAGGGAGTCATATCTTTATTTCACTATAATGAAGCAATGAAAGATTATTTGCACCGCTATAAGTTCCTTCACGATTTACTCCTTGCAAAAGTATTCAATAAAATCATCCATGAGCAGCTCAAAGACGAAACCCGCCTCATTATCCCGATTCCGATGCACCCCGAAAATTTGAAACTAAGAACGTTTGCACATATCGATGAATTGCTGAAAGCGGCGAATATCCCGTTTGTCCACCATTTAACAAAGATATCGAACGAACAGCAATCACTTAAAAGTAGAGAAGAACGACTAAAAACCCCACAACTTTTTGAAGTCATCAATCCAACTGCAATAAAAGATAAAAATTTACTTGTAGTTGACGATATTTATACTACAGGGACAACATTAAACCATGCGAAAAAGGCACTGCTCGAAGCCGGTGCGAAAACAGTGGACGGATTCACATTAATCCATGGGTAAAAAATCGAACCTATTATTTATAAGTGAACGAGTGAGGAGGGCTAAAAATGGCTGAATTAAGAAATTGCCCAGGCTGTAACGGTTTTTTTAACTACACGGGCTTGAGGGATGTTTGCCATAACTGCGCGCAAAAAGAAGAGGACCAATATCAGGAGGTGTATCGTTTCCTGCGTAAGCGTGAAAACCGTGCAGCGAATGTCGACCGAATTGTCGAGGCAACAGGGGTTGAGCGGGACTTGCTCTATAAATGGGTGCGAAAAGGGCGGCTGCACACGGCGATGTTTCCGAACCTTGGCTACCCGTGTGACAACTGCGGTCGTTTAACCACTACAGGGAAACTATGCGAGAAATGCCAAAATGAATTAAAATCAGAATTGCGTACATTGGAAGCAGCACAGGAATTCCGAGAAGAGATGAAGCGTCAAAAACGTGCAACTTATCTCTCTATAAAAAAATAATTTTCGTAAAACGAAGTCGTTTGAATAGGACTTCGTTTTTATTTTTCGTAAAATGAACATAATAAAATACTACATAAGTCCAGTTTTTTGCGATAAAGCATAAACAATTGGATGAAGCAGTCGAAATATAAACTATACAGCTTATATTTGAGAGGAGGTCCATAAAGATGAAGATTAATCCAATCGGTTTGCAAGGAATCAATCTGTACAACAAGCAGGCACGTCCTGTGAAAACTACTGAAACTCAAAAATCATTTGCAGACCAGATCGAAATTTCAACAAAAGCAAAAGAGATGCAGGCGAATTCGACCTATGCAAATGAGCGTGCAGAACGTGTGAAAAAAATTAAAGAAGATATTGATTCTGGAAACTACAAGGTAGACGCAAAGCAGGTTGCTGAAGACATGCTCAAATTCTACCGCGGCAAATAACGGAAATTCTACAAGCAAGGGAGCGCTAAATACATGTCAATTGCCACAATTGTCGTCACGCTGGGGAAGCTAGAGAAAATGCATAAAAGTCTGCTGGAACTAGCGCTTGCGAAAACGGAATACATTAAGCAAGGTGATATGGAAAAGTTGGATCAGCTCATCAAAAGTGAGCAGGCACATGTAGCGGCAATTAACACACTTGAACAACAGCGTCAGGCGATGGTAACGGATTACCTCCGAGCAAAAGGAATTGCTCTCACTGACACACCGTCTGTTGCCGATGTGATAAAGGCCGCTGAAAACGGCGAATCCACAAAAGAACTGGTCAGTGTGCGCGAACGATTAATTGCGTTGCTTGATCAGTTGAAGATGCAAAATGATTTGAACCAGAAACTGGTGATGAACTCATTGCAGTTTATTAACATTACATTGGATGCCATGCGTCCGCAGCAACGTACCGAGCAGTTCAATTATTCCGGTGCGGAAGTCCGCGGAAATGCTGAAGTTGCAAAACGTTCGTTCAATGAATTTAAAGCCTAATCGCATGTAAGCTTCCGCATGCTGCGGGGGCGATACATGCGTTTTTTTATGGAAAGAATATTGGAATTTATATATAAACACACTTAAAAGGGAGGTCCTGCAATGCGTTCAACATTTATGGGACTTGAAGCAAGCAAGCGCGGTCTATTCACGCAGCAATCAGCGCTTTACACAACAGGACATAATATTTCAAATGCCAATACAGATGGCTATTCGCGTCAGCGCGTAAATATGGAAACAACACCGGGATTCCCGAGTCCGGGTTTAAATACAGGTAAATCAGCAGGACATATCGGAACAGGGGTACAGGCGCATTCTGTACAGCGGATTCGTGATAGTTTCGTTGATCAGCAATACAGACAGGAAACGCATAAACTTGGTTACTGGCAGACAAGATCGCATTCTATCAGTCAACTGGAAGATGTGCTAAATGAGCCATCTGACTACGGGTTGTCAGAATCATTGAATGAGCTATGGAATTCGCTGCAGGATTTAAATGTCCATCCGGAAAACGGCGGATCGCGTGCGGTTGTCGTACAGCGCGGGATTGCCGTGGCGGATTCTTTCCACTACATGTATAACTCGATTAAAAAAATCCAGGACAATGCAGGTGCGGAAATCGGTATTCAGTTAAGAGATGCGAACTCGATTTTGAAGCAAATTGGTGATTTAAATGCACAAATCCAGACAATCGAACCGAATGGCTATATGCCGAACGATTTATATGATGCGCGTGATAATTTAATAGATGAGCTGGCGACTCACTTCCCGATTGAAGTGAAGCGTTCGGAAAAGGGTTCAGGCGGAAATTCTTTAGCGATTGCAGAAGGACCTGTTACCGTTTCACTTATTTTAAAAGACGGCTCAAAGCTTAAACTGGTAGACGGGAAAGATTATGCACAGTTCCGTACAGATGGAGCGGATGATGGCGTCACACCAACTGGCGATATGACAGGAATTTCCCTTGTGAAAATGGACAAAGACGGAAATGATACTGCACTCCCGGCTGATTGGTCTCAAACAGGCACTACTGTCGATATTAACGACTTTAGCGATCTCGGGAAATTTAAATCATTAGTCAATTCCTACGGTTATACAAACAATAACAGTGAGACAACAGGTCTTTTTCCGGAAATGATTAATAAATTGAATGACATGGCCAAAGCTTTTTCTGAAAAGTTCAATGAAATCCACAAAAGCGGAACGGGTTTAGAGGGCAACCAAGGTGTAGACTTCTTCATATCAAATGATCCGCTAGTACCGGGCATTACAGCAGAAAACATCTCTGTGTCTGACACAATCATAAAAGATCCGAACAAAATCGCGGCTTCAGATTCAGATGTCGGCAATCCAGAAGCAGGAAACGGTAATAATGCGCTTCTTCTGGCCAACATGAAATTTAATTCGCTGGAAGAGCTGGATCATCTGAGTGTCCAAACCTACTTCGAAGGGCTGATCGGCCAGCTCGGTGTAGATGGTCAGCAGGCGACACGACTTGAATACAATGCAGAGACACTTCAGCAGGCGGTGAAAGAACGCCGTGACTCGGTAAGTTCTGTATCAATTGATGAAGAAATGACAAATATGATTACATTCCAGCAGGCGTACAATGCCAATGCCCGTATGATTACCGTAATCGATGAAACACTCGATAAAATCATCAACGGTATGGGCCGCGCCGGATTATAGGAGGTAGACCAAAATGCGTGTGACACAATCAATGCTTTCAGGCAATATGCTGCGTAATTTATCAAACAGCTATTCAGCAATGGGCAAACTTCAGGAGCAGGTCAACACAGGGAAAAAAGTGAACCGTCCATCAGATGATCCTGTAACTGCGATGAAAGGAATCAACTACCGTGCCGAGCTGAACAATGTTGAGCAATTTTCCCGCAATATCGGTGAAGCGTATAACTGGCTTGATACGACAGACGACACATATGATAAAATCGGTTCTGCTCTGCAGCGCGCGAACGAATTGATGGTACAGGCTTCATCGGATTCAGCCAATGCTGACGACCGCAAAAAAATAGACAACGAGCTTCAACAATTACGTGAGCATGTACAAAACTTGGCCAACACGAAAATCGGAGACCGCTATATTTTCAGCGGGACTAAAACAACAACGGCTCCTTTCGATGGAGAAAAGTATGCCAATGATAAATCGTTTAAAAATACGATTGAAATTGAAGTGTTTACCGGGATTATGCTGCCGATCAATGTAACACCAATCGATATGTTTAAAGAGATCGATACGATGTTTGCGGATATCAGTACTGCGATTGAAGGAAATGCTCCAGGCAGTGATTTATCGAAACACCTTTCAACAATTGACAAAAACATGAATAAACTCCTTGAAGCAAGAGCAGGTGTCGGTGCACGTCAAAACCGTATAGAATTAATGGATACAAGATTGCAGTCACAGGAATTGATTGCGACTAAGCGCATGTCTGAAAACGAAGACATCGACTACGAAAAAACGATTACACAAATGATTACACAGGAATCAATTCACCGTGCCGCTTTATCGGTAGGGGCAAAAATCATTCAGCCATCATTAGCAGACTTTTTAAGATAATGAAAAAGCGTTTGGACACATTGTGCCAAGCGCTTTCTTTAAAGGGAGGGACAACATGAATATCCCGCAAATACAACTACAGACAACAAGAGGGCAAATCGGACTGACAACAAAAAAACCGGTCCAGCAAATTGAGCAGCCAAAAGCCGAGTTGTATCTGCAGCAGCCAAAAGCCGAGATGTCAATCCGCACAACTAAGTCGAAACTGACCAGTGATACAGTGGAAATGCGCGAAAGCCTCGATTTAAAAAGCTCGGCTAGCCGGACAGCAGAAGTTGCCCAGTACAGTGCGCAAACCGCAATGGAAGGACTAGCAAGACGCGTTCAGGAAGGCGGCGAGCTCATGAAGATTGAAAACGGCGGCAATCCGTTGGCAGAACAGGCGAAAAGAACAGGAAAACAACCATATTCCAGCTTAGGAATTAAATTTATCCCGCAGGCCGGTAGTGTCAAAATAAGTTTCACACCGGGTTCAGCAGATACTCAAGTGGAGTCGCAAAAGGTGATCAACAATACGAAAACAAACAAGCCAATCCATACCTATACACCGGGGAAAGTGAATGTGGAAATGCTGCAGCACCCGTCTCTGAAAATCGATTGGCATATATAAAGGAGAATATGATGAACATTACAACTGCCTATATGGGCGAAGTCGAACTCAATCCGTCGCAAATTATAAAATTCGAGCACGGTCTGCCCGGGTTTGAAGGTGAAAAAGAATTTATTCAGCTGCCATTGTCGGAGGGAAGCGCATTCCAGGCATTGCAGTCCGTGAATACCCCGGAATTGGCATTTATTATTACAACACCGTACGCTGCAGTGGCCGATTACAGCTTTGAGCTGGATGAGTCTGTTACGAAAGCGCTGGCTATTAACAGCAATAAAGAGGTCGCGGTTTTTGCGATTGTCTCTTTAAAGGACACACTGGAAGCCTCAACGGTGAATTTAAAGGCACCGATTATTTTGAATACGGAAAACCAAAAAGCAAAGCAGATTATTCTGCAGGAAGACTACGCCATTCGCCACAAATTAATTGCAGAAAAGAAGGAGGTATGAACACATGCTGGTATTAACACGGAAAGTAGGCGAAACGATCTGGATCGATGAGGAGATTGAAATCGTCATCACAGAAGTCAAAGGCGACCAGATAAAAGTAGGCATCCGGGCACCAAGGCATGTGGACATCATCCGCGGTGAGTTGAGGAAGGATATTTCCGATTCTAATACAGAGGCGGCAGTGAAAGATTTATCGCTGTTTGATAGATTGAAGTAAGATACGTAAAAAAAGATTAGAAAACTATTAAACAAAAATTAGTTCGTCCGATATTAATAGTGTCAGCAAGAGAAGCACGACCGGCCGGCTAACTACTCTTCTACATAAAACACAATTTGCCTACAAGGACGTGGGTCAAACATTCCAGGGAGGAAATTATAATGAGAATCAATCACAATATTGCGGCACTAAACACACATCGTCAGTTAGGTAGTGCGAATAATGCACAAGGCAAATCAATGGAAAAATTATCTTCTGGTCTTCGTATTAATCGGGCTGGAGATGATGCAGCAGGTCTTGCAATCTCTGAAAAAATGCGTGGGCAGATTCGTGGTTTAGACCAAGCTTCTAGCAACGCTCAGGATGGAATATCGATGTTGCAAACCGCTGAAGGAGCACTGAATGAAACCCACTCAATTTTACAAAGGATGAGAGAGCTAGCAGTACAAAGTTCAAATGGTACATTGGAAGACCAAGATAGAGAAGCGATTCAAGCGGAAGTCGATCAGTTGACCAAAGAAATTGACAGAATTGCTGAAACAACTCAATTTAATCAGAAAAAACTATTACGAGGTACTCCAGAAGGTAGAGCCTTTGCAAAGGTAGATAGTTCTGCAATTACCTATGATAATGTTAATGGGAATGAATGGGAAGGGATTGTTAATGCTAGCCCAAATTCAAAAGCATCAATTGATATAGAATTATCATCGGCAATAGGAGCAACTGATAAAACGGATGCAATAACAGCATTAGATGGTAAAACATTTACTATAAATAATAAAACATATGAGCTAACGTTTAATGATGGTACTAATGACTCTGTTTCTAGTGGTAATATTGCAGTTAACATAAATGATTCTTGGACCGATGGGTCAGGAACTAATGATGCAAATGCAGCTACAAATATGAACTATGTGATAGACCAATTAGTAAATGCTATAACAGCTAATGATTCGACTGTTGTTGCAACAAAATCAACACCAGCAGCAGACAGTGACACTACCGATAATGGTACAGGTGTTACTGCAGGTATTCTTACAATTTCTTCTGCTGAAAATATGGCACAACCAGACGCTGACAGTATAACTGTAGAAATTGGTACAACAGCTGATTCAGATGCAGGTATTTCGGGAATTGACTTGAAAAACCCTACAGATTCTAGCTCAATAGGAAATAGTGGTAGCTTAGTTGCTTCTACTGATGGAACTTCAGAAGAATTTGGAATAACTTTTAGTTCTGTTCCAAAAGCTGGTGATACAATTAAGATAGATGATTTAACAATCTCTTTTGTAGATAATGGGGATGTTGGTTTTAATTATAGTGGTGGAGGTTCAACTGCAAGTATTGATGTTTCCAACCGGAGTATCTCAGAGGTATTGGAACAAATTGAAAGTGTGTTAGATGATGCAAATACTCATCATGATAGTAATCCTACTGAAGACGCTCTAAGTGCTTTATCGTCTCATTCTGTTGTAGGAAATACTTTAGTCCTATCAACAACTAAAACTGATGACGGTCAATCATTTGGAGATTCAAATACAAATGGTCTAGATATTCAAATAATGGATGGAGACTTTGAAGCAAATGCCGGACAAAGTTTAAAACTTGATATGCAAATTGGTTCAAATGAATCTGAAAAAATGGAAGTGGAATTTGGAGTAATGGATTCAGCATCATTAAGATTAGCTTTTAATGCTGACCGCTCAACAGCGATTCCTACTGCAGGAACAAATGCAATTGCTGGAATAGATGTAAGTTCTTCTACTACTAAAGCTCAAGGTGCAATTACTGCAATTGATAAAGCTATTAAAGCAGTTTCAGAAGAACGTTCTAAACTTGGGGCATACCAAAATCGTTTAGAACATACAATCAATAACTTAAACACAGCTTCTGAAAACCTAACAGCTGCGGAATCTCGTATCCGTGACGTAGATTATGCTTTAGTGGCCTAGAGCCGCGACAAGCACAGTCGTCCTGGCTGGTAACGGCTAGTGAATATTATCGGGTGAATTGCTGGAAAACCCTTAGAGCTTTTCTTACCACAACGTAGTTGGAAACGACAAGCGTGATGGTGTGGAAAAAAGAAAAGATTGGGCAATCAGCAGCCAAGCTCCTGTCTCGAAAGAGTGGAGAAGGTTCAACGACTAGGATAAACCATTTAAGGTGAAAGCTATGATGATGAAATCCATAGGTGAAATAATGTCCATCAACATTGTGAATCCGAAGTGCCCGACCCCTACTAGCTTGCTAGAGGGTGAAGATATAGTCTAGTCATTTATGAAAGTAAATGTTCGCACGATGGCGAAAGAAATGATGAACCAAACTAAGAATTCTATTCTTTCTCAAGCAGCACAAGCAATGTTGGCTCAATCGAATCAACTGCCTCAAGGAGTGCTACAACTCCTGAGATAATGATTGAAGGGCGTCTTATCTGGTAACGGATAAGAGAATAACTGGGTGAATTGCTGGAACTTCCTAAAGCTTCATCAACCACAACGTAACTGGAAACGGTCAGCGTGAAGGTTTGAAAATGATGAGGATGAACCAATGGATAATCAGCAGCCAAGCTCCTGTGAGGAAACTCTGGAGAAGGTTCAACGACTAGAGAATACGGTCTAAGGTGAAAAGCTATGACTATGAATCTCGTAGGGCAGCCAAAGCTGTTCGAAGTGCCCAGCTCCATGAAAAACATGGATGAAGATATAGTCTATTCTGTAATCGAAAGATACAGTGGCAAAGCAAGCGAACCAACAACCACAAGGAGTATTACAACTTCTTCGTTAATTTTAGATTATTTGAAGGGACCCTAGTTTTGCTAGGGTCTCTTTTATATAATTTTTATAGTTAATTTGTTAGAAGAATGATTTAAAGAGAAAGGATTGAAAACTAATAATGTGGTCTGTAAAAAATTATATAATAGTTTATTTAGACACGGGATTAATACCTAGACCAAAGGGCATTGAAAAACCAAAAAAAGAGATTGAATTTCTTTTGAAAGAATTATTTAATCTTAGTAATGAAGGTAAAATAACATTAAGAAGCACTCAAGGTTCACTTGATGATATTTTTGGTGCTAATAATGAAAGAGTTAACAGTCAAGCAGAGGAAAGATATAAGCAAATGCAGTTAACTGAGCCTGTTGCTGAAACTATCCTAGAATCAAATGAAGACTTTTCTGACGATGATATCGAACTTTTTAACATTATGTTCCCTAGTGA is from Solibacillus isronensis and encodes:
- a CDS encoding DEAD/DEAH box helicase, with the protein product MGRMCSCDELILWKVTETRKQKSQVQFAWTGNLTPHQQKAADELAQSISQNRNRLTHAVCGAGKTEILFAAIYDSLKAGKRVCVATPRTDVVLELYPRFQQVFQKITIHALYGGAENNTEFAQLVLATTHQLYRFEHAFDVMIVDEADAFPYTYDEALQRAVLKAKKTDAPIAFVTATPSNKLLLQQKTENWGYSFIARRFHGHPLPVPRFQTLWNYEKLLKKNKIPQKLKSWLEHRLQKNEPFLIFFPTIELMEQATPLFQKIESTIESVHSEDPDRKEKVLQLRNEQRKGLLTTTILERGITIKNVQVAVVGAENPVFTSSALIQISGRVGRNVKYPTGDIVFFHHGITMEMDRARNNILEMNRHE
- a CDS encoding ComF family protein codes for the protein MNKQILNCLLCDRELHQSIGWKELLLKTLPQTICPRCEQRFQRIEMQQEEGVISLFHYNEAMKDYLHRYKFLHDLLLAKVFNKIIHEQLKDETRLIIPIPMHPENLKLRTFAHIDELLKAANIPFVHHLTKISNEQQSLKSREERLKTPQLFEVINPTAIKDKNLLVVDDIYTTGTTLNHAKKALLEAGAKTVDGFTLIHG
- a CDS encoding TIGR03826 family flagellar region protein → MAELRNCPGCNGFFNYTGLRDVCHNCAQKEEDQYQEVYRFLRKRENRAANVDRIVEATGVERDLLYKWVRKGRLHTAMFPNLGYPCDNCGRLTTTGKLCEKCQNELKSELRTLEAAQEFREEMKRQKRATYLSIKK
- the flgM gene encoding flagellar biosynthesis anti-sigma factor FlgM codes for the protein MKINPIGLQGINLYNKQARPVKTTETQKSFADQIEISTKAKEMQANSTYANERAERVKKIKEDIDSGNYKVDAKQVAEDMLKFYRGK
- a CDS encoding flagellar protein FlgN encodes the protein MSIATIVVTLGKLEKMHKSLLELALAKTEYIKQGDMEKLDQLIKSEQAHVAAINTLEQQRQAMVTDYLRAKGIALTDTPSVADVIKAAENGESTKELVSVRERLIALLDQLKMQNDLNQKLVMNSLQFINITLDAMRPQQRTEQFNYSGAEVRGNAEVAKRSFNEFKA
- the flgK gene encoding flagellar hook-associated protein FlgK translates to MRSTFMGLEASKRGLFTQQSALYTTGHNISNANTDGYSRQRVNMETTPGFPSPGLNTGKSAGHIGTGVQAHSVQRIRDSFVDQQYRQETHKLGYWQTRSHSISQLEDVLNEPSDYGLSESLNELWNSLQDLNVHPENGGSRAVVVQRGIAVADSFHYMYNSIKKIQDNAGAEIGIQLRDANSILKQIGDLNAQIQTIEPNGYMPNDLYDARDNLIDELATHFPIEVKRSEKGSGGNSLAIAEGPVTVSLILKDGSKLKLVDGKDYAQFRTDGADDGVTPTGDMTGISLVKMDKDGNDTALPADWSQTGTTVDINDFSDLGKFKSLVNSYGYTNNNSETTGLFPEMINKLNDMAKAFSEKFNEIHKSGTGLEGNQGVDFFISNDPLVPGITAENISVSDTIIKDPNKIAASDSDVGNPEAGNGNNALLLANMKFNSLEELDHLSVQTYFEGLIGQLGVDGQQATRLEYNAETLQQAVKERRDSVSSVSIDEEMTNMITFQQAYNANARMITVIDETLDKIINGMGRAGL
- the flgL gene encoding flagellar hook-associated protein FlgL, whose product is MRVTQSMLSGNMLRNLSNSYSAMGKLQEQVNTGKKVNRPSDDPVTAMKGINYRAELNNVEQFSRNIGEAYNWLDTTDDTYDKIGSALQRANELMVQASSDSANADDRKKIDNELQQLREHVQNLANTKIGDRYIFSGTKTTTAPFDGEKYANDKSFKNTIEIEVFTGIMLPINVTPIDMFKEIDTMFADISTAIEGNAPGSDLSKHLSTIDKNMNKLLEARAGVGARQNRIELMDTRLQSQELIATKRMSENEDIDYEKTITQMITQESIHRAALSVGAKIIQPSLADFLR
- a CDS encoding DUF6470 family protein, with protein sequence MNIPQIQLQTTRGQIGLTTKKPVQQIEQPKAELYLQQPKAEMSIRTTKSKLTSDTVEMRESLDLKSSASRTAEVAQYSAQTAMEGLARRVQEGGELMKIENGGNPLAEQAKRTGKQPYSSLGIKFIPQAGSVKISFTPGSADTQVESQKVINNTKTNKPIHTYTPGKVNVEMLQHPSLKIDWHI
- the fliW gene encoding flagellar assembly protein FliW, with amino-acid sequence MNITTAYMGEVELNPSQIIKFEHGLPGFEGEKEFIQLPLSEGSAFQALQSVNTPELAFIITTPYAAVADYSFELDESVTKALAINSNKEVAVFAIVSLKDTLEASTVNLKAPIILNTENQKAKQIILQEDYAIRHKLIAEKKEV
- the csrA gene encoding carbon storage regulator CsrA → MLVLTRKVGETIWIDEEIEIVITEVKGDQIKVGIRAPRHVDIIRGELRKDISDSNTEAAVKDLSLFDRLK
- a CDS encoding flagellin N-terminal helical domain-containing protein; protein product: MRINHNIAALNTHRQLGSANNAQGKSMEKLSSGLRINRAGDDAAGLAISEKMRGQIRGLDQASSNAQDGISMLQTAEGALNETHSILQRMRELAVQSSNGTLEDQDREAIQAEVDQLTKEIDRIAETTQFNQKKLLRGTPEGRAFAKVDSSAITYDNVNGNEWEGIVNASPNSKASIDIELSSAIGATDKTDAITALDGKTFTINNKTYELTFNDGTNDSVSSGNIAVNINDSWTDGSGTNDANAATNMNYVIDQLVNAITANDSTVVATKSTPAADSDTTDNGTGVTAGILTISSAENMAQPDADSITVEIGTTADSDAGISGIDLKNPTDSSSIGNSGSLVASTDGTSEEFGITFSSVPKAGDTIKIDDLTISFVDNGDVGFNYSGGGSTASIDVSNRSISEVLEQIESVLDDANTHHDSNPTEDALSALSSHSVVGNTLVLSTTKTDDGQSFGDSNTNGLDIQIMDGDFEANAGQSLKLDMQIGSNESEKMEVEFGVMDSASLRLAFNADRSTAIPTAGTNAIAGIDVSSSTTKAQGAITAIDKAIKAVSEERSKLGAYQNRLEHTINNLNTASENLTAAESRIRDVDYALVA
- a CDS encoding flagellin — protein: MNQTKNSILSQAAQAMLAQSNQLPQGVLQLLR